A single Actinomadura algeriensis DNA region contains:
- a CDS encoding 4a-hydroxytetrahydrobiopterin dehydratase, whose amino-acid sequence MADTLDDTAVAGRLSALPDWTRDGDAIRRQVRAATFLDGIDLVARVARAAEAAGHHPDIDIRWRTLTFTLTTHSAGGLTAKDFDLAARIDALATGATGGDEGG is encoded by the coding sequence ATGGCCGACACCCTCGACGACACCGCCGTCGCCGGCCGGCTGAGCGCACTGCCCGACTGGACCCGCGACGGCGACGCCATCCGCCGTCAGGTGCGCGCCGCGACGTTCCTGGACGGCATCGACCTGGTCGCCCGCGTCGCCCGCGCCGCCGAGGCCGCCGGCCACCACCCCGACATCGACATCCGCTGGCGGACCCTCACCTTCACCCTCACCACCCACAGCGCCGGAGGACTCACCGCCAAGGACTTCGACCTCGCCGCCCGCATCGACGCCCTCGCCACCGGCGCCACCGGCGGCGACGAGGGCGGGTGA
- a CDS encoding SDR family NAD(P)-dependent oxidoreductase, producing the protein MSEHSSPAAYLTTLFSLEGRVAVVTGGSSGIGRAIAGALGRAGAAVVVVARREGELDGTVRELRGQGCRAGRVGADLGSRAQVARAAEEAAAVFGEPDIVVSAAGVNLRPPMDELGREVWDATMAVNLDAPFLLGQRFGPGMARRGFGRLIHIASQQAFRAFVSSGAYGVSKAGLVALARSQAEAWSGRGVTANTLVPGFVMTPLNERLSSDPERVRALAARTMTGRNGLAEDFAGAAVFLASPAASQVTGQSLFVDGGFSAH; encoded by the coding sequence ATGAGCGAGCATTCCTCTCCCGCCGCGTATCTGACGACGCTGTTCTCGCTGGAGGGGCGGGTCGCGGTGGTGACCGGCGGCAGTTCGGGGATCGGGCGGGCGATCGCGGGGGCGCTGGGCCGGGCGGGCGCTGCGGTGGTGGTCGTGGCGCGGCGCGAGGGCGAGCTGGACGGCACGGTCCGGGAGCTGCGCGGGCAGGGGTGCCGGGCGGGGCGGGTCGGCGCCGATCTGGGGTCGCGGGCGCAGGTGGCGCGGGCGGCCGAGGAGGCGGCGGCGGTGTTCGGCGAGCCCGACATCGTGGTGAGCGCGGCCGGGGTGAACCTGCGGCCGCCGATGGACGAGCTGGGCCGGGAGGTGTGGGACGCCACGATGGCGGTGAACCTGGACGCGCCGTTCCTGCTGGGGCAGCGGTTCGGTCCGGGCATGGCCCGGCGGGGGTTCGGGCGGCTGATCCACATCGCCTCGCAGCAGGCGTTCCGCGCGTTCGTCAGCAGCGGCGCCTACGGGGTGTCGAAGGCGGGGCTGGTGGCGCTGGCGCGGTCGCAGGCCGAGGCGTGGTCGGGGCGGGGCGTCACCGCGAACACGCTGGTGCCGGGGTTCGTGATGACGCCGCTGAACGAGCGGCTGTCGTCGGATCCGGAGCGGGTTCGGGCGCTGGCGGCCCGCACGATGACGGGCCGCAACGGGCTCGCCGAGGACTTCGCGGGCGCGGCGGTGTTCCTGGCGAGCCCGGCGGCGTCGCAGGTGACGGGGCAGTCGCTGTTCGTCGACGGCGGGTTTTCCGCCCACTGA
- a CDS encoding aminotransferase class V-fold PLP-dependent enzyme translates to MSISVREAQREFTAGVAYLNTATYGLPPRAAHEAVLAAERDRAAGLMTARGPDASVTRSRAAFARIIGLPASRVACGAQVSYFVGLVAASLPDGARVVVAEGDFTSLLFPFLARPGLDVRAVPLDALADRIDAGTDLVAVSAVQSADGRVAAMDDLIGAARAHGARVLLDVTQAAGWLPLPADRVDWLVCGGYKWLLGPRGTAFLAGTEEALAALPPVGASWYGGADIWDSIYGTPLRLAADARRFDLSPVWASWVGHAPALELLERVGVPAIHAHDVALARRFRAALGLPPGDSAIVSVPVPAGTAERLQAEGVIASVRAGRLRCAFHLSTTEDDADRAAALLAPILDASPEPDGPVRTP, encoded by the coding sequence ATGAGCATCTCCGTCCGCGAGGCACAGCGCGAGTTCACCGCCGGCGTCGCCTACCTCAACACCGCCACCTACGGGCTGCCGCCCCGCGCCGCCCACGAGGCCGTCCTGGCCGCCGAACGCGACCGCGCCGCAGGGCTGATGACCGCCCGCGGCCCCGACGCGTCGGTCACCCGCTCCCGCGCGGCGTTCGCCCGCATCATCGGGCTCCCCGCGTCCCGCGTCGCATGCGGCGCGCAGGTGTCGTACTTCGTCGGGCTGGTCGCCGCGTCCCTGCCCGACGGCGCCCGCGTCGTGGTCGCCGAGGGCGACTTCACCTCGCTGCTGTTCCCGTTCCTGGCCCGCCCCGGCCTGGACGTGCGCGCGGTCCCGCTCGACGCGCTCGCCGACCGGATCGACGCCGGCACCGACCTGGTCGCGGTGTCGGCCGTCCAGTCCGCCGACGGCCGCGTCGCCGCCATGGACGACCTGATCGGCGCGGCCCGCGCGCACGGCGCCCGCGTCCTGCTGGACGTCACCCAGGCCGCCGGATGGCTGCCGCTGCCCGCCGACCGCGTCGACTGGCTGGTGTGCGGCGGGTACAAGTGGCTGCTGGGCCCGCGCGGCACCGCGTTCCTGGCCGGCACCGAGGAGGCGCTGGCCGCGCTGCCGCCGGTCGGGGCCAGCTGGTACGGCGGCGCCGACATCTGGGACTCGATCTACGGGACGCCGCTGCGGCTGGCGGCCGACGCCCGCCGTTTCGACCTGTCGCCGGTGTGGGCGAGCTGGGTGGGGCACGCCCCGGCGCTGGAGCTGCTGGAACGCGTCGGCGTCCCGGCGATCCACGCGCACGACGTCGCGCTGGCCCGCCGGTTCCGCGCCGCGCTGGGCCTCCCGCCGGGCGACTCGGCGATCGTGTCGGTGCCCGTCCCGGCCGGCACCGCCGAACGGCTGCAGGCCGAAGGGGTGATCGCGTCGGTGCGGGCGGGGCGGCTGCGGTGCGCGTTCCACCTGAGCACCACCGAGGACGACGCCGACCGCGCCGCCGCGCTCCTGGCCCCGATCCTGGACGCGTCGCCCGAACCCGACGGGCCCGTGCGCACCCCCTGA
- a CDS encoding NAD-dependent epimerase/dehydratase family protein: MNVLLTGSAGFIGSHIAEALEAAGHHVRGLDPRPGGGGTAGRADVRDAAAVARLLRGADAVCHQAAKVGLGTDIADLPDYTSVNVQGTAVLLAEMARAGVTTLILASSMVVYGEGAYRCALHGAVRPGPRAARALDAGRFEPACPRCGRAPEPGAVGEDVPPGPRNVYADTKLAQEHLAASWARATGGTAAALRYHNVYGPRMPRDTPYAGVAAIFRSRLLDGRAPLVFEDGAQRRDFVHVRDVARANVLALERAAAEPPAPGSLRPYNIASGEPRTVGDMAAALAAALGGPAPEVTGGYRLGDVRHIVARPDRARRELGFRALVPFAEGMAEFARAHPGPAPTEPEPAPAAVVPDGRVAR; the protein is encoded by the coding sequence ATGAACGTACTGCTCACCGGGTCGGCCGGTTTCATCGGCTCCCACATCGCCGAGGCGCTGGAGGCCGCCGGCCACCACGTCCGCGGCCTCGACCCGCGCCCCGGCGGCGGCGGGACGGCCGGGCGGGCCGACGTGCGCGACGCCGCCGCCGTCGCGCGGCTGCTGCGCGGCGCGGACGCCGTCTGCCACCAGGCCGCCAAGGTCGGCCTCGGCACCGACATCGCCGACCTGCCCGACTACACGTCGGTGAACGTGCAGGGCACCGCCGTGCTGCTGGCCGAGATGGCCCGCGCGGGCGTCACGACGCTGATCCTGGCGTCCTCGATGGTGGTGTACGGCGAAGGCGCCTACCGCTGCGCGCTGCACGGCGCCGTGCGGCCCGGCCCGCGCGCCGCGCGGGCGCTGGACGCCGGACGGTTCGAGCCGGCGTGCCCCCGCTGCGGGCGGGCGCCGGAACCCGGCGCCGTCGGCGAGGACGTCCCGCCCGGCCCCCGCAACGTCTACGCCGACACCAAGCTCGCCCAGGAGCACCTGGCCGCGTCGTGGGCGCGCGCCACCGGCGGGACGGCGGCGGCGCTGCGCTACCACAACGTGTACGGGCCGCGGATGCCGCGCGACACCCCCTACGCGGGCGTCGCGGCGATCTTCCGGTCCCGGCTGCTGGACGGGCGAGCGCCGCTGGTGTTCGAGGACGGCGCGCAGCGCCGCGACTTCGTGCACGTCCGCGACGTCGCCCGCGCGAACGTGCTGGCGCTGGAGCGGGCCGCGGCGGAGCCGCCCGCGCCCGGGAGCCTGCGCCCCTACAACATCGCCAGCGGCGAGCCCCGCACCGTCGGGGACATGGCCGCGGCGCTCGCGGCCGCGCTGGGCGGCCCCGCACCCGAGGTGACCGGCGGATACCGGCTGGGAGACGTGCGGCACATCGTCGCGCGCCCGGACCGGGCCCGCCGCGAGCTGGGGTTCCGCGCGCTGGTGCCGTTCGCCGAGGGCATGGCCGAGTTCGCGCGGGCGCACCCCGGACCCGCCCCCACCGAACCCGAGCCCGCGCCCGCCGCGGTGGTCCCGGACGGGCGCGTGGCCCGATGA